The genomic interval GTATgctcccagctgcccgcagTGCGCATAAGCCAGGATGTTTCTCTAACAATCCCTGGAGCCTTCCTAACGGTCTGTGTGTGCTTGCTTCTCTGCAGAAGCAGATGAAAttcctggagcagcagcaggaggataACAGAAGTTCAAAGGAGGAGGCCCGCCGTCTGCGAAACAAGCTGAGAACCATGGAGCGGTGAGATCCCGGGCTCTCCCTGGGCCTTGCAGGCTGGGCTGTGTACCTCTCCCCTTCTCAGAGAGGAAGGGAGTGcagctgtgcctgctgcaaCATCCACCACCACAGGCTGGGTCATCTTACCCCATACGGTTGGAAATGGCTGCATTAGGAGGCCTGCCCTTGACTGTCCATGCTCTTGCCCCTGCTATGTTTCTAGATGGCTGCTTTCCCTAAACAGCAGTAAGGCATGGTACTGTGTGCAGACTGGCCTCATCTCTAGCGCCCTGAGCGTGGCTATGTGCAGTTTGTGTTATCAGAGGACACTGGGGCAGAATACCAGCCCAGGAACAGAGTCAGCCATGGGGCTATAGGGCCTGAGAGCTGGGATGTTGGCCCCGTGTGCAGTATATGTGTACAGCTGCCCCTTCTCTAGTCTGTCCATGCAGTGCTACTCTTCCCTAGGAAAAAGCCCTGCTTGTGGTGGGGCAGTTGTCTCTTCCCCCATGACATCCAGAGTGCCTGCACCAGGAGCTTAGGCTGCACCAGCTCCTTGGGGGGAAGCAGGGCTCCAGTCTCTTTCCCAGCTCTGTTTGATGGTACTTTCTTTATGTGCAGGATTGAGCTGTTGCTTCAGAGCCAGCGCCCCGAAGTGGAGGAGATGATCAGAGAGACGGGAGTTGGGCAGGCAGCAGTGGAACAGCTTGCGATCTACTGTGTCTCGCTGAAAAAGTAGGTGCTGCGAGCTTGGCACAGCTGGCTCGTGCTGTCCTGGGTGTGCCCAGGGAGAACCCTTGGCTGAGTATCAGCAGGCACACAGGCTCTGTGGGGCTCTTGCTGCCTGTTTGGGCCTCCACTGGGTTTTGACTGACAGATCCTGGGGACCTAGATTGGAGCCTGTCACACTGAACTGTTCCTGTTGTCACTGTATTGACATGCGTGTCACCATGGGAACTGTCTCCAGAGTTGTCAGTGCACGTATGAGGTGATGATTATTAATTCCCTCTGTTCCCCTCTCGTGCCTGGGGGGAAATGAGTGGATGAGGGGCTCTGGGTTGTACCCTCTGCTGCATTGCACTGTGCAGCTGTGGCCTCAAGTGCTCTCTGGCAAGGCGAATCTGCAGTGTTGCCCTCCCCTACCTGGAAATCCATCTGGTCCTGCTGGGCAAAACCACAGCTTTTTTGGGTCCATTCTGATGGCAGTTGAATAATTGCAGCTTTGATACACAGCTGAAATGAGGCAAGTGTCCCTGTGGTGTAATTGGGAATGAATGTGCATGGCCAATATTGTGAAGTCTTTGAAAAGTCACTTAAAGCGAAGTCCCCTATTTGCTGCCAGCATGGAGGCTGCTCtgttgtctgtctgtcttttccacCGGCAACTGAAATGTCTCTGGATCCAGTTTCCATTTTGCTGGTAAAATCCGTTCAGGCCTTGTTCTCAGGCATGATATCCCATGCAGCTTTTTTCTGCCCTGTGGTGTAGCGGTATGTTTGAGACACTGTTGGTCAGTGTCAGTACACTCGGCTCTGTTCCCTAAAGGGCTCTGTGTCTCCTGGGTTTTCTCTGGTGGCTCTGCAGTTGCAGAGCTTCAAATTAAGGGCCTTGGCTTGTCTCTGAGAAGTTCTAGCTCAATCCTCTCACAAACAGCATGCCTCTTCTGGTCTCTTTGCAGGGAATATGAAAATTTGAAGGAGGCTCGAAAGATCTCTAGTGAGATGACggagaagctgaagaaggaGCTGTTTTCTGTCAATAGCAAGGTAAAGGGAGAGTGTGAGTTGCCAGGTTGATATCTGGTCTGTAGATACGTGTCAATAACTGTGGCCCAATCCCTCTGCAGTGACCCCCTCACACACTGAGCACTACTTGAGTGGTACAGGTGGTGTGGAAGTGTCAGGCTGGGGTTTCTGGGTCAGGGTGCGATGCTGCAGCGAGTGGCTCATGAGCTGTTGCCAGGAGTGCAGCCTCTGGGGACAGTGGTGGGGCAGCATGTGCAGAGCCAGCCAGTCTGGCAGGGAGCCTGGACTggaaggcagcagcacacaggtGCTCTGCTGCTTCCACTGGGTTCTGGAAGCAGCATTGCCTTCATCCTGCCACTGCCAAGCATGAGCTAGCTCAGCTGCCAGCCCATCCTGCTGCAGAATCAGGCCCCTGGGAAAGGTGGGAAGGGGTTTGGAGCCAGCACCAGTTGAGCAGGGCTTAGCCCTGGCTTGGCACAACCACAGTCACACCCAGCCTTGTGCCTTCAGCTGACTGAACTGGGCCAGGGCTTCCACATGATGCTATGCCGAGGCAGGAGAGGTTCCCAAAGTGTGGTGAGGATATGCAGGTGGCTCTGCACAGAGCCTGCCTGGGCTGGTCCTGACCTGGTGTGGAGCTTGGCCTGGCTGGGCTCTCTTAGGTCAGGAGTCACTTTCTGTCGGGTCTGGTAGCAAGTCCCCgtgaaaagtgtgtgtgtgtagccTTGTTCTCCAAGGCGCAGGTGTTCCCTGGAGCATCCCCAAGTCCAAGCTCACAAAGTGAGAGACTGTGGGTGGCTTTGGCCTATTTTTCTTACTCAGCCATAGCTGTTGTGGTCCCCTCAAATGGAGAGGGAGGTTCTCAGATTGCTGTGCTACTCCCCAAGTGAGTTTAACCCCTTACAtgaggtgctgctgctggaatcGCACTGCTTCTGGCTGAGTCAGTGCCAAGCTGCAATCACCACACCAGCTTGGGTCAGGAGGATACGAGTCAGTGCACTCAGGGCTCCAGGCTTGGCTGACGGAGAGGTGACTGTACCGACACTTTGTGGGCTGGCCCAGACTCCTGAACCCACAAGTCTCTGATGTGGTATCAGTCCACTTCTCGACCCCCGGTTCTGGCATGCTTCCCTGTTGAATCAGGCTTGTCCATGTGCCAGTACTGCTGATGCATAACCATCCTCCAGCCTGTGGTTTGTAATTCCTGTGCTCTGGTGTGTCCAAAGTCCTGCAGGAATTCAGAATGCAGCCACCAAGTGTTAGAGCGGGGAAAAGCTGTCACCATCAGGCATAAATGCTTGGGAAATGCTATAGGAAGGTTTGTGTTGGGCAAGCAGCCCTGGAGATCCCTCTGCAGGCAGCTCGAGGAAATGGGCAGGCGTTCGGTTGCTCTGATACAGGAGAGATTGGTCAGACTGCCACAGGAAAATTGAGCCCTTAAACAGCGGAAAGTAGCATGTGCTGCAGAGCATACTGTTCTCACAGGGGATCTGCAGTCTCCCTTATCTATGTGTTGTAACCAGCACGCTGCTGTTCGGGGGGGGGGTTTATTCTGCAGCTGCATAAAACTGTTTCAGAGTTGGAGAAGACAAAGGAGGAGTTAAAAAGTACCCAGAAGGATCTGAAGAATGCAGACAAGGAGATCTTGGTGAGTATCATTCGCCAGTCTGCAGTAACTGGCAGCTGGCCATGGCCTGCAGCTGCAAAGCCAGGAGTTATGCTGGCTTTTGCTCAGTGACCAGGTTACCCAGCCCACCTTACCTCTCTTATTTGCCCTCCCTCTGAGCTCCACCTGATGCTGATTTATGGAAAAGGGGCAAGGTATCTGCTACTAAATCTTTCCTTGTCTTGctgtctgctttcctttttccctccagagtttgaagaaaaagataGACATCCTGCAGGATACGCTGAAGGTCCCATCTGTAACCAGAGAGACACTCAGTCGACTAGTCTTTGAAAGGTTAGTGAAGTGCATCCTCAGATACAGGCCAAGGATGGAGATGGCAGATCAAAAGTAAGAGTTGACAGTTTAACTAGCTGGGGAAACAGACATGCTAGTCTGGCAGGCATTGCAGTAGCATGGTCTTCTTGCTCCTTGTATCCTACTTcggtttttttcttgttgctgaCAAGGTGCTGTTTGGTTTACCTGGAAAAAGTGTGTGTTTTGGAGGGTTTGTGTCAGCATGGGATGGAAGAATGGGCTAGGTTTTGACAAACTCTTTGTCACTATGTCCTGCCAGGGAAGTATCCCTAAAGCTGCTCTTCTATTTGCCTTGGAGTTGGCCTTCCAGTGAGTGTGCCTGGAGATCTTAGCCAGGCAGAGGAACCTAGCCTGAAAAATGGcatcttttacatttttatcaaGCCCTTTCTTGTGAGGAGGCTGTGCTATTACCCCAGTACAGCAAGCTGGGTTGTGTACACAGAGCAGCAGTGTGCCAGCATGCTTGCCTGtgctctgggtgctgctgtTATAGCACATGCCATTTGAGGGTGAACAGTAGTTTGGGACATTGACTATAAACTCTGGGATTCAGATTGTCCTTTCTTATACTTGTAAGCAGAATGGGTCTCTGATCCTGGTCCCACTGCTGTCTTGCAACTCAGTCGCATAGTGTCCAGTTCTGTCTTCCTCTCATCTGCTGGGTGGCAGGCAGTGGCCTCCTGATGGCTGACACTTTGCAtggccttgcagccctgctcccGTAGAACTGCGGCACCCGAAGCTCCACCGTCCGGCCCACAGTGATGAGATCAATCTGGATGCTACTTTTGATGTGGACACCCCTGAACACGAGCCCTGCAGATCTCTCTTCAACCCTGCAAAAAGGCAGAAGCTGGATAAAAAGCCGTGagttttccctcctctttctgcttctaAAGGAGATCAAAGTCTCACTTCTTTGGAAGTTGCTGTGTGAGATCGGATAGCTCTCCAGCTGCCTGATGTCGTGCTGCAAGTTTTGTCGTCATTTGCTTGGCCTTGTCTGTCCTTGCCAGCTCCACTTGAACAATAAATCTCTGCTGATTTGCTCCTTGGGCTTCTTACAGACTTCCTGTGGTAAATCTGGCAAAGAAAGTTCTGAAGGAAACAGTGGAGGTAAAAGGACTAATCTTGATTTTCTCTATGACCTCTTTGATTCTGCTGTTAATAAGCTTGGGATAAAGGACCCATTTTCTCCATGTTGGAGATGGTATGACTGTAAACCGTCCAATCTATAGAACCACAGTACATGCTTCAAAGTGCTTTGCTTGACAGTCTCCTAGAAACACTGTACTGCTGCCTCAGGCCTCTTGGAATTGGGCGGGAGAGGGAGGGTGGGGATCCATGTGCTTCTTGCTGATTATCCTGCCTCAGATGTGCTTGGCAAACTCAACGTGGGGCTGACCATAAGGGCTGTGAGGTCAGCTAAGGGGGCCATTCTTCCAGCCTTGCTAGGTGGAATGTCCTGCCTTCCAGGCGCTGTTCCACATGAGCCCTGGTGGGAGGCTGGAAGCTGCTGTTCTTTGGCCTGACATGTGGTACAGCAGTAACCATTACCCTAAATAGCTGTCTGTGTTGTTAGTGCTCCCTGTATGTGGACCAAATTCAGCAGATCATGCTGGTTAAAGGgcttttctcattattttgtGGGACAGAACTGGGCAGATGATCTGGAGGATGATGCTCTTAAAGGACTCTTGCCAGCATTCATCAGGAACTCTGTTCTCTCCAA from Haliaeetus albicilla chromosome 24, bHalAlb1.1, whole genome shotgun sequence carries:
- the TRAIP gene encoding E3 ubiquitin-protein ligase TRAIP, which produces MPIRAHCTICSDFFDNERDVAAVPCGHTFHRACLIQWFDTAPSRTCPQCRIQVSKRHIISKLFFDVALEEQAAPDAETLQNELDKVKAQLSMKEKEKRECQALVDGLRDALDVRNATIESLQKVLGETEMLCSSLKKQMKFLEQQQEDNRSSKEEARRLRNKLRTMERIELLLQSQRPEVEEMIRETGVGQAAVEQLAIYCVSLKKEYENLKEARKISSEMTEKLKKELFSVNSKLHKTVSELEKTKEELKSTQKDLKNADKEILSLKKKIDILQDTLKVPSVTRETLSRLVFESPAPVELRHPKLHRPAHSDEINLDATFDVDTPEHEPCRSLFNPAKRQKLDKKPLPVVNLAKKVLKETVENWADDLEDDALKGLLPAFIRNSVLSKKPASGSLLGPHKNTGTVRMGYDGLGGRTKFIQPTNLAEIRPLAVRSKKKNVSRPASAASLASSSSSSQARLDSFLQ